The Acidobacteriota bacterium region GCTGGTAAATACCAATAAGGGCATGACGTATTTGCTTGCCGCCCCGAAACTGTTCACCAATCGTGCAACTGATGTGCCATTTAACCAAGCGGGAAAAGCGCCATCATATGCCAGGTGCCGATGGCGATAGATGACTGGAATAGGGAAAGGAAAACCGGTTTACCGCCATTTCAGGTGTCCAATATTTTTCAACGGTGTGGATTCACTTCAAGAAATTTTGTCACAGGTGTGGCGCTTAGGATTGGTGAGCCGGGTGGAAATGCTCCAGGGGTTACTCAATCATTGACAGCGGCAGATAAGCCGACTTCAACAACACTTGCCGGAATTTGCAGAAATGGGTTTGCGTCAATCAAGCCGCCAGCACCCGCGCCAGTTGTAATAATTTGGCATCGAGGGTTTTTTTCGTTGATGCGACTTTCTCAAGCGAGGTCGCTTCAACCCTGCCGCGCTGTAATCCGAGCAAAACGCCGTGATTATTTTCAGCGAGATGCTCAACGGCAGCCGCGCCAAGCTGGGTTGCCAACAGTCTATCGAAAGCGCCGGGCGAGCCGCCTCTTTGCACGTGACCGAGTATGGTGACGCGCAAATCAAATCCCAGACGCTCGCGATGCTTTTTAAAATATTTCGCCAGCGCTTCGGCATTGTAAGTTGCGCCTTCGGCAACCACGATGATGGCGTGCGGTTTGCCGCGTTCATAATCATCGCGGATTTCGACAGCCAGGTCTTCGGGGTCAACTTCGACTTCGGGAATGACGATGGCTTCAGCGCCCCCCGCGAGTCCCGCCATCAACGCCAGATAGCCGGACTTGCGCCCCATAGTTTCCACCAGAAAGGCGCGTTGATGCGACGACGCGGTGACCTTCAACCGGTCAATGGCTTCAAGCGCCACATTGAGCGCCGTATCCACACCGATGGTGATGTCTGCGCCATACAAATCATTGTCAATCGTTGAAGCAACGCCGACAACTTGAATCCCTAAACGTGAAAGCTGATTGGCGCCGGTTTGCGAACCGTTGCCGCCAATGATGACCACGCTTGAAATATCGCGATTGTGCAAACTTCTGAGGGCTTGCAAACGACCTTCTTCGGTTTTGAATTCAGGGCAACGGGCGCTGCCCAGAAAGGTGCCGCCTTTTTGAATCAGACCGCCGACATCGCGCAGCCCAAGTTGAATAAAATCCTCGGCAATCAAACCGGCAAATCCGTGCCGCACCCCAAAGACGGCATAGCCGCGATCTATGCCGGCTCGCGTGACCGCCCGAATTGCCGCATTCATGCCGGGAGCATCGCCACCACTGGTTAAAACTGCAATACGCTTCATCTCGCCTCCAAAGCCAATTTTGCAAGGTTGGCTTTAAGAAATTCGGCTGACTGTCTTAATCCTGCAATTTCCTGGTGGTTCAATTCAAGTCGTAAAACCTTTTCTACGCCGTTGGTCCCGATTACTGCCGGCAAACTCAAACACACATCGCTGATGCCATAATAATTTTCAATCAGGCTGGAAACGCAAAACACCTGTTTCTGGTTTTTCAATATCGCTTCAACAATTCCCAGTAAACCTGCGCCAACCGCAAAATAAAGCGCGCCTTTGCGTTCGATGATTTGATAGCTTTCATCGCGCGCTCGTCGGAAAAGATCATCCAGGGCTTTCTGGTCATAATCAATGCCATTGGTAAAGCAGAAATCTTTGAGTTGCATACTGGTAATGTTGGCAAGCGACCAGACGGGCACTTCACCTTTGCCCTGTTCTCCGATGATGTAAGCATGAATGTTATGCGGAGCAATGCCATAATGAATGCCTAAAAGTTCGCGAAGCCGCGCCGTATCGGCAAGGGTTCCGAAACCGCAGACTTTATGCGCGGCTCGACGCGAAATTTTATATGCCGCATAGGTCATCAAATCGACCGGTTGAGTAGCGACCAGCAAAACCGCGTCTTTGTTATATCGACAAATCTGCGGCACCACTTCTCGCATCAGCGAAACATTGCGCTTTATGGCATCCAGAAGCGATTCGCCTTTTTGCGGGTGCACCCCTGCGGCAATGACAATCACGGCGGCTTGTTCACAATCTTTATATTCGCCTACGCGGATTTGAGTAGGGTGAGTGAACGGAACCGTTTGACTTAAATCCATCGCTTCGCCTTCGGCTTTAGCTTTGTCTTTATCAATCAGGATGATTTCAGAAACCAAACCTCTGAGCAGGAGTGCATAAGCGAATGTTGAGCCAACGCGACCGGTTCCGACAACAGCGACACGAAACGGATAATGCGCGCGATTCATCTGCATTCTCTCTTTACATAAACTTATCCGTTGGCGCTAATGGCAATCATTGTGCCAGCGCCAAAGGGCACAATGTCCGGCAGTTATGCTGTATTTTGATTCGCTTTAGTGGAAAGTTACCCATCCGGTTGCGAGAAATCGCGCTAATGACCCGACATCCCGCAGGCGATTGCCTCCAGGTGAAAATTTTTCGCGGTATGGTGGTTGCACTTAACCTCTGGCTATGCAAAGGCTGGTGGTTGATGAAACAAATGAATACGCGACTGCGGTGAGCGATAAGCCGCAAACTCAGGAAGCGGTTTTTCATCTGCACGCCATCTCCAAGGTTTATCACATGGGCGATGTCGAAGTTTTTGCTCTGCGTTCGGTCACTCTTGATTTATTCAAAGGCGAATTCGTCGTTTTGCTCGGACCCTCCGGCAGCGGCAAATCAACCCTCTTAAATATTATGGGCGGACTCGATGTGCCCAGTAGCGGCGAGGTGATTTTCAAAGACCATAACCTGACCGCAGCTAGTGAAACTGAACTCACACGCTTTCGCCGCGAACACGTCGGTTTTGTTTTTCAATTTTACAATTTGATTCCAAGTCTTACCGCTTTAGAGAACGTCGCCATCGTCACAGAGATTGCCGCGCGCCCGATGAAGCCCGCAGACGCTTTGCGCCTGGTCGGGCTTGGCGAACGCTTGAACCATTTTCCTGCGCAACTATCGGGCGGTGAACAACAACGTGTAGCGATTGCCCGCGCCATCGCCAAACAACCCGATGTGCTGTTGTGCGATGAACCGACAGGGGCGCTCGATTATGAAACCGGCAAAGTGGTTCTCGAAGTTTTGGAACGGGTCAATCAGGAGTTGGGAACCACCACCGCCGTCATCACCCATAACGCGGCAATCGCGGCAATGGCTGACCGGGTGATTCGCATTCGCAGCGGCGAGATTGTCGAATCGTTTAATAACCGGGAAAAGAAACATCCCGATGAATTGCTGTGGTGAAAAATTGCGAGGCAACGAAGATGGTCACAACTGCGACAACGATGGTGAAGGCTGAACCGCTGGCGACAATTTCCGTTGAAGGACTCAGCCGGCAAGAGGCGCGTCAGCGGTTGTTGAAATTTGGCGCGAATGAGCCGGTTGCCATTCGCCGCGCCACCCCGCTCATTCAACTGTTGCGGTTTTTCATGAACCCGCTGGTTATCGTGCTTTTGATTGCCAGCGCGATTTCAGCCGGTATCGGTGATTGGGTGAATGCAGCGATTATTGCGCTCATGGTTGGGTTCAGTGTGGCGCTCAATTTTGTACAGACGGCACGCTCGGAACGCGCCGTTGAGAGATTGCGAAAAGAGATTGCCCCGACCGCTACGGTTTTGCGCGACGCTAAGTGGCAAGAGATTTTACGCCGCGAAATCGTACCGGGCGATGTCATTCGGCTGGCAGCGGGCAATCTGGTTCCGGCAGATGCGCGGCTTCTGGAATCGCGCGATTTGCACGTTCAACAAGCCGGGCTTACCGGCGAATCTTTGCCGGTCGCCAAAGATGCGCTTGCCGAAACCGCCGAAGCGAGGTCGCCAATCGAAGCCCGCAATCTGATTTTTCTCGGCACCTCGGTCATCAGCGGTACAGCCATCGCTTTGGTGACAGCGACCGGCTCACAAACATTGTTCGGACAGATTGCCGAACGCCTTGCCGCCAAAGTTCCCGAAACCGAATTTGAACGCGGCGCAAAACATTTCGGCTATTTGATTGCGCGCGTGGTTTTCCTGCTGGTGCTGTTTGTTTTTTTTGTCAACACCTGGTTGCACCGCGACGCTCTCGAATCCCTGCTCTTTGCGATTGCTTTAGCCGTTGGACTGACGCCGGAATTTTTGCCGATGATTTCAACCGTCACGCTCGGACGCGGCGCCATGCGCATGGCGCAACAAAAGGTGATTGTCAAACACCTCGCCGCCATTCAAAATTTCGGCAGCATTGATATTCTCTGTTCAGATAAAACCGGAACGCTTACGAGCGGCGCGATGTCGCTTGATAGGCACTTGGATTGTTTCGGAAACCCTTCGGAACGCCCGTTTTTATTGGCTTATTTGAATAGCCTGTTTGAAACCGGCATCCAAAATCCGCTCGATGCGGCAATCAAACATAAAGCCAACCTCAACCCGCTCGATGAAGCCATCTTGATTCACGACCACCCGGATGTGCGCGACTATGAAAAGCTCGACGAAATCCCTTTTGATTTTGAGCGTCGTCGTCTATCGATTGTGGTCGAGCGTGACGATTCGCGTCTGCTCATCACCAAGGGCGCGCCTGAAAGCGTGCTCGCCTTATGCAAGGCTTATGAAGTTGCCGGCGTTCGTCACCCGCTTGATTTGGCAACCAAACAAAAAACCGAAGCAGTTTACTGCCAGTTGAGCGAGCAAGGGTTTCGCGTGCTCGCCGTGGCGTTTAAAGAAATCGAAGCGCGAAACCAATATTCCCAGGCTGACGAAAACCATCTCGTGCTTGCGGGCTTTCTCACCTTTGCCGATAAGCCGTTAGATAGCGCAAGCGAAACTCTTCAAATGCTTGCAACCGATGGCGTCAAGGTGAAAATTCTCACGGGCGATAACGAACTGGTGGCGCGTCACGTCTGTTCCGAGGTTGGTTTGGACACCGGGCGCATCGTGCTCGGTAGCGACATTGACCGCATGACGGAAACCGCGCTCGGGCATGTTGTCGAACAGACAACCGTTTTTGCGCGGGTTTCGCCGATGCAGAAAAATCGCATTATCCTCGCATTAAAAAATCGCAAACACGTTGTCGGATTTATGGGCGACGGCATCAATGATGCGCCCTCGCTGCGCGTCGCCGATGTCGGAATCTCGGTTGCCACAGCGACTGATGTTGCCAAAGATGCCGCAGAGATTATTTTGCTTGAACGCGGATTGCTGGTTCTGCATCAGGGCATCATCGAAGGGCGCAAAGCCTTCGGCAATGTGATGAAGTATTTGCTCATGGGCACGAGTTCAAATTTCGGCAATATGTTCAGCATGGCTGCGGCGTCAATGTTTCTGCCTTTTTTGCCGATGTTGCCGACGCAAATTCTGTTCAACAATTTTCTTTACGACCTGGCGCAGGTGACGATTCCCACGGATAACGTCGATCAAACCTTCATTCATAAACCCCACCGCTGGGATATTCGCTTGATTCGCAACTTCATGATTTACATCGGTCCCATCAGTTCGCTTTATGACTTTTTGACCTTTTACGTGTTGCTCAAAATTTTTCAAGCCTCCGAAGCATTGTTTCACACCGGTTGGTTCGTTGAATCTCTGGTTACACAAACGCTGGTGATTTTCATCATTCGCACGGCGGGCAATCCTTTGCAAAGCAAACCGAGTCGCGCGCTTACAATGACGACGGTTTTAATTGTTCTTGTCAGCATGATAATTCCCTTTACACCGCTTGGCGCGCTACTCAAATTTGTGCCGCTGCCTGCGGTATTTTTCGTTTTTTTAATCCTTGCAACCGGCACCTATTTGTTATTTGTCGAACGCATCAAACGGCGATTGATGCGCCGGTTGGTGGGGTGAGCCGTTTATGACATCGTTGAATCGAAAACTCATTCGTGACCTCTGGCATCTGCGCGGGCAGGTGATTGCTGTGGCGTTGGTGGTCGCCTGCGGCATCGCGACTTATATCACCATGCGGAGTGCATATGATTCGCTGGTCATTTCGCAAGCGAGTTATTACACCGACTATCGTTTCGCAGATGTCTTTGCCGGACTCAAACGCGCGCCTGAATCGCTCGCGGCAGAGATTGCGCGAATCGATGGGGTATCGAGCGTACAGACGCGGGTGATTTTCGAGGTGACGCTCGATGTGCCGGGTCTCAATGAACCGGCAAGCGGCAGATTGATTTCCATGCCTGAGACGCATCTGCCGGTGCTCAATGATATTTACCTCAGAAGCGGCAATTATTTTCAACCGGGCAGTCGCAACGAAGCATTAATCAGCGAGGGATTCGCCGAAGCCAATAATCTCGCGGTCGGCTCATCAATCGGCGCGATTATCAACGGGCGCTGGGAACGTTTGCGGGTCATCGGCATCGCCATTTCGCCCGAATATGTCAACGAAGTGCGAAGCGGCAGCGTCTTTCCCGATAAAAAACGTTTCGGCATTTTATGGATGAATCGCCAGGCGATTGCTAATGCCCTCGATATGGATGGCGCATTCAATGATGTGTCCTTAACGCTTGCGCCCGGTGCCAGTGAACAATTCGTCATCGACCGTTTGGACAAATTGCTTGAACGTTACGGCGGGTTTGGCGCATACGGACGTGAAGAGCAGACTTCGCATCGCTTTTTATCCGATGAAATCAAGCAGGACAAAGTCACGGGCATTTTTATTCCGGCGATTTTCCTCGGCGTTGCCGCGTTTTTAATCAATATCGTTTTGGCGCGACTGGTCAGTACGCAGCGCGACCAGATTGCCGTGCTCAAAGCTTTCGGTTACGGCAACGCGCAAATCGGCGTGCATTATTTGTTCTTCGGACTGTTTGCCGTGCTGGTCGGCACGGCGTTCGGGGTGGCGCTCGGCGCGTGGATGGGCAAAGGGCTTGCCGAACTCTACACGCAGTTTTTCCACTTTCCGGTTTTGCAATTCGATTTTCGTTGGAGTACGGTGGTGACGGCTGTATTGATTAGCGCGGGCGCGGCATTTGTCGGCGCGATTTCGGCTGTACGCAGAGTTGTCGCTTTGCCGCCCGCCGAAGCCATGCGCCCGGAACCGCCTGCACAATTTCACGCGGGATTGTTGGAGCGTTTACACCTGCGAACCTTTTTCTCGACGGCGGCGCGAATGATTGTCCGCAACATCGAGCGCCGACATTGGAAAGCCTTTCTGTCGATTATCGGCATCGCTTTTGCCATTGCCATTTTGATTGTCGGGCGCTATTCACTCGATGCCCTCGATTACATCATCAATGTTCATTTTCGCACCCTGCAACGCGAAGACGTATCCGTCAGTTTCAACAATCCGCGTTCCTCGAAAACCCGATATGAACTCACGCACTTGCCGGGCGTGTTGCTTGCCGAACCGTTTCGTTCGGTTGCGGCGCGGCTCAGGTTCGAGCATCGCACCAAACGCATCGGCATTCTCGGCATTCAAGCAGACGGCGATTTGCGGCAGCCGCTCGATAAAGATTTGCGGCGCGTGGCAGTGCCCCCCGAAGGTTTGCTGCTTTCGACTATGCTTGCCGATATGCTGGGCGTCAAAGCCGGTGATGTCGTGACTGTAGAGGTTCTCGAAGGGCAGCGCCCGATTAAACAGGTTGTGGTTGCCAATCTGGTTGATGAACTCATCGGCATTTCGGCTTATATGGACATTCGCGCTTTGAACCGTTTGATGAACGAAGGTGGCACGATTTCCGGCGCGTTGATGTCTGTCGATGCTTTGACAGAAGACAAACTCTATCTGCAACTCAAACAGACGCCGGCGGTCGGCAGCGTCTTTATGCGTGAAGCGATGCTTGAAAGTTTCCTGCAAACGATTGCCGAAAACATTACGATTTCAACCACGATTATTATTGCCTTCGCCTGCGTCATTGCCTTTGCGGTGGTCTATAACAGCGCCCGCATCGCGCTATCGGAACGCGGGCATGAACTGGCTAGCCTCAGAGTGTTGGGATTCACGCGGCGCGAAATCACCGTGATGTTGCTTGGCGAACAAGCCTTGTTGACGCTTGCGGCGGTGCCGTTCGGATTTGCCTTGGGTTATGCGATCTGTGGGCTGTTGGTGTGGGCATTTAATTCCGAAACCTATCGCATGCCGCTGGTGATTGGCTCAAAAACCTATGCCTTCTCATTCGTCATCGTTTGCCTTGCGGCACTGTTTTCGGGGCTGCTGGTGCGCCGTCGCATCAACAGTCTCGATTTGGTCGAAGTTTTAAAGACCAGGGAGTGAAGGTTATGAAAAAGCTTTTGACACGCCTCATCTATTTCCTCATCGTGGCAGGCATTGCTGCGTTGGTCATCATCGCTTTTCTGCCTTCGCCTGTAACCGTCGAAACCGCAAGACCGATGCGCGGCGCGTTGCAAGTCACTATTGATGAAGAAGGTGAAACCCGCGCCCACGACCGTTATGTGATTGCTTCGCCGGTTGCCGGAAGATTGAGGCGCGTTGAATTGGATGAGGGGGATGTTGTGAGTCGGGGCGCGGTGGTTGCGGAGATTGAGCCGGTGCCGATTGACGTGAAAGAGCGCATCGAAATTACTGCTCGCGTGCAAGCCGCCGAAGCTGCCAAACGCGAAGCCGAAGCGCAGGTGCAACACGCGCTCGCGGATTTTGAACAGGCGCGACGCGAACGCCTGCGCGCTGAAACTTTGGCGAAAGACGGCTTGGTTTCGGCGCAGATGGTGGAACAGGCGCGCAACCTGGAAACCACCAGCGCCAATGAACTGGAAGCCGCGCGGCAAAGAGTGTTGGCGGCGACTTCCGAAGTGAAGATTGCGCGTACCGGACTCATCGCCGTTGAGGCTGAAAATAATGACGGGAATAAAATTGTCAAACTCACTGCGCCGGTCAAAGGGCAGGTATTGAGCGTGGTTGAAAAGAGCGAGCGCGTCGTGGCTTCGGGGACGCCGGTTGTGATTATCGGCGACCCTCGCCGCATGGAAATCGTGGTTGATGTGTTGTCAACCGAAGCGGTGAAAATCAAACCCGGCACGCCGGTGCTGCTGGAAGGCTGGGGCGGCGACCAACCCATCAAAGCGAAAGTGCGAATCGTTGAACCGGCAGCCTTCAAAAAAATATCGGCGCTCGGCGTCGAAGAGCAGCGCGTCAATGTGGTGTGTGATTTTGTCGATTCGCCCGGATTACTCGGCGATGGTTATCGCGTCGAAGCGCGCATCATTATCTGGGAAGCTGCGAAGGTGTTGAAGGTTCCGGCAAGCGCGCTCTTTCGTCACGAACAGGGGTGGAGCGTTTTCGTGATAGAAAATAATCGCGCCCGGCGTCGCGATGTGAAAATCGGACATCGTAGCGCCTACGAAGTTGAAATCCTCGAAGGCATTTCGGAGAGCGACGAACTGGTCTTGCATCCGACCAATCAATTAACCGAAGGCGCGGAGATTGAACGACGATAAAAAAATGTCGGCGCTGCTCAGGTAAGTGATCAAGTCATCAATTTCAAAGTTCGCCCGTGAAGGAGGGCTATTGACACTCGGCGAGTTAGAGCAGTTAGCCAAATAATTAACTGAAGTTGAGAGAGCGGTCTTTGACCGCGTGATTCGGGAAATTGCCTCAGTGGAATTCAAATAATCGCTGTTAGAAATTTTTTATTAATATCAAATCCTTTTCCCAGATGCCGCGCACACAAGCCAGTCGTTTGCCATCCGGTGACCATTCAAATCCGAACAGCAAATCATTGACAAAGCTGGTTAATTTTCGAGCCGAACCGCCATCAACCGGTTGCAGCCAGATATTCGATTGTTCTTTATCAATGTAAGTCAGGGCACGCCCATCGCTTGTCCACTTGGCAGGGAAGCCATTGTGAATGGCTTGCGGAAAAATTTTTACGGGTTCGCCGCCGTCAATCGTCAGCAATGCCATATGCCATTGCGATGGGGATGCCGCAGAAAGCGTTAAGTAGGAAATCAATTTTCCGTCAGGCGATACGCTGGGGAATCTCGACACTTGATTGGTCAATTGAATGGGGTCGCCGCCATTGATTGAGACTTTCCATAAATTGGATTTGCCGCTGCCGATGTCTGTGTAGACAACCCACTCACCGTCGGGCGTGCAATGCGGTTGGTCTTCACCTTGGCCGTTGGTTAATTGTGTAAGATTTGTGCCGGCAATATCCATGCGGTAAAGATGGCGCGTGCCCGTCAAATCAAAGGCGAAGATAATATAGTTGCCGTCTGCGGTCACGTTGGCAGAAACCGCGACTGCCTGCGCCGTCAATTCGCCGAGTAACTGTCGTTGATTGCTGCCGTCTTCATTCATCACAGAGATGTCTGCGGTGCCAGACATGTCGGAATCGAAAACCATTTTGCCATCAGTCGTCCAGCGAATTTGACCGCGATAACCGCCCGCGCCGAAAGTCATCTTTCGAGCCTTCTCCAGTTCAGGGGTTGACGCCATCCACAAATGAGAATTGCGTTTGGTCTGCAAAGCGAGTAAAGCATTTGCCTGAGCTGCCAGACTCAAACGACCGTAATCGACGGTGTTGCTGGTGAGCTTTCGCGCTTCGCCTGTCGGATAAGCCATTTGCCAGATACGCACCGGCTCTCCCGATTTTTCGGCAGCAATCATGAGCAATCCTTTGCCATCAGCAAGCCAACCCAGTTGTCCGACCCAGCGCCATTTTTTCGCAGCAAGCGGTTTGATTAACCAATCATCAACCTGGATTTGCGCCACATAACGATTGATACCGCCATCCGCATGTCCGGCAGCGCAGGCAATGATTTTGCCATCGGGTGACCATGCCGGGTCGCCGAAAAATTCCGGCGATTTGAGGGTTGCAATCCGGGTTTCGGCGCTGCCGTCAATATTGGCAATCAATAGACGACTTTCGCGTTGCGCCACAAGGTCCCGACGATAAGCGAACTGCCGTCCATCGGGCGAAAAGGCGATGGTGCCGTCAACGCCCTCTTTAATTTTTTTCGGGGTTCCGCCAAGCAGGGCAATGCGATACAAAGAGAATAGACGGTCGTTTTTATTTCTTGCGGTGTAGTAAATGTGATTGCCGTCGTTTGAAAAGGTCAATCCGCCAAAGATGGTTTCTGACGCGGGAATGATTTGCGCGATGCTTGATGCCGCCAGTTGTCTGACCCACAGACTGCCGGTTTGTACGCTGTCCATTATCGTATAAGCGATGTATTTGCCATCCGGCGAAATCGCGGCGTTCACCAGATTGCCGGTGTTGGTGAGCCGGGTTTCAATAATTGCCGGTAAAGTCGGATGTTGAATGCGGCGCTTCTCAAAATATTTGTAGGCGAAAAAGAAAAGGGTTGCCGCAATCAGCAGCGAAACGCCGATGACCGGCAGGAAGTGTTTATGCCGTGTAAAAAATTTTATGCGATGGTTGCCGGTATTGAATGCCGGTTCAGCAGCCGTCGTTACTCGCGCTTCGCGTCCGTCGCTACTGAGAGCTTCCCGTTCGGCAGTGAGTCGAAGCATTTCAACGGTTTCAATGCCCCCTTGCCTGGCTTCGAGATAGGCTTTTAATTTGCTGAGGGCAGTAGCGAATTCGGCGGCGGATTGAAAGCGTTGATTTCGGTCTTTGGCTAAAGCGCGTTTGATAATCGCATCAAATATCGGCGAGAGCGTGTGATTGATTTGGCTTGGCAAGAGCGGCTCTTTGCTGACGATTTCCTGCATAATCGAAAAAGCATTTTCGCCCTTGAACGGTCGCTCACCGACGGCTGCTTCGTAAAGCATCGCGCCGAGCGAAAAGATGTCCGAGCGCGCATCGAGTGATTCCCCGCGAACCTGCTCCGGTGACATATAAGCAACGGTGCCAACCACGACGCCTTCGAGCGTGAGTTGTAAAAGTGTCGTGTGTTCATCCGGGTTTTTGCGATTGATGGGAGCCACGGTTTTCGCGATACCGAAATCGAGCAACTTGGCTTGTCCGTTTGGCGCAATCAACACATTCGCGGGTTTTATATCGCGATGTACCAAGCCTGCCGCCTGTGCCGCTGCTAAGGCTTGCGCCAACTCAGCGCCAATCGTCAGCAGTTGTGGAAAATCGAGTTTGCCCGCTCTCATCATCGCCGCAAGGGTTTCGCCTTCGATATATTCCATCACGATAAAATCAAAGTCTTCGGCTTCCTCGATGGCGTGAATGGTGACGATATTCGGATGATTGAGCGCCGCTGCGGCTTGCGCTTCCCTGAGCAATCGTTTTCGCGGATAACGTGTGTAAGCCGATTCTGCGATTAGTAATTTAATGGCGACCTGTCGCCCGAGCCGTGTATCTTGCGCAAGGAAAACCGCGCCCATGCCACCCTCGCCCAATTGCGAAATGATGCGATAATGTTTGAGTTGCTGACCGGCAGATAAAAGCGCTGGCGTTTGTGCAAGGTCTTTGGCGACGACTTCGAGAGCAGGCGTTTCAATAAACTGTTCGGCGGAGGTTTGATAGTCGAGAAGCGATTCGACTTCGCGTTGCAATTCCTCATCCCCCTCACAGGCTTCCAGCAAAAATGGCTTGCGCGTTTCCGGCGGCAATTCGACGACCCGGCGATACAGTTGAACGATTTGTTGATAACGTTCAGGTGTCATTGCAGGTTTTTATCCAATTCGCGAAGCAACCAGACTTTCGCCATGCTCCAATCATTTCTGACGGTTCGCGCCGAAAGCTGCAAAGCCTGAGCAATCTCTTCTTCGCTAAGACCACCGAAAAACCGCAATTCGACAATTTTGCTCTGCCGCGAATCCAGTTTTTCTAAAGTTTTCAAGGCATCATCAAGCGCGACAATATCCGGGCTTCGTTCACTTGAGACGATTAAGGCATCATCGAGGGTGACGCGCTCCAGCCCTTTGCCGCGTTTTAACTTCTGACGACGGCGGGCAAAATCGACCAGAATCTGGCGCATCAATTGCGCAGAAATCGCCAGGAAATGGGCGCGATTTTGTAACTCGACCTGTTTGACATCAACGAGTCGCAAATAGACTTCATTAACGAGCGCCGTAGTTTGCAGGCTGTGGTCTTCGCGTTCGTGTTTCAGATAGCGTTTGGCTGTTTGATGAAGTTCCTGATAGACCAGTGGGATGAGTTTATCGAGCGCGGCGCGGTCACCACGGTTCCAGGCGAGCAGCAATGCCGTCACGTCTTGTGGAGATGAGGTCGCCATAAGCTTTACTTGAACTCAAAATGGGATTGACCCAAGCAAATTACCACACTTCCAAATCACCCGCCAAACAGGAGGGTAAGGCAGATTAAAGAATAGGAGGCTTGCCTGACATCTAATAATTGTGCCACCCGGTTAATCAACTCCCCTCGAAAACCTGCCGGTTAAAATGAATTTTTTGAAAAAAATATTTTCAATGATTGCCGCTTTTTTAAAGCAACGACGCTTTAGGTAGGTGAGGGCAAATTTTTAGCGAATTTGTTCCGAAATTTTATTTGAGCGCAAAGGAGAAGATTGTATGAAACCCTGTTTCAATTATCAGGATACGCTGGCGGCATCGGAAAAAATCCATTGGCGCGTCGAAGAGATTATTGGCGGCGATAAACAACTCGATTTCACCAAACCGTTTATGCCCGAATCACTGGCGCGTGTCACAGACCTTACCTTTTTAAATGCCGAGGAGCAACGCCTTGTGAATCAAATTCGCGGCAATGCCTATCTTTGTATCTTCGGGCTTGTCGAAGAGTTCATTCTGCCATTTGTCTTAGACCATGCGCGGCAGCAACTTGCCGGGAATGATTATCGTGTGCGCGCCCTTTTACAATTTGCCAGCGAAGAAGCCAAACACATTCATCTGTTCAAATGTTTTCGCGAAGAATTCGCTCGCGGGTTCGGCAAGCCCTGCGCCGTCATCGGCCCGCCCGAAGCGATTGCCGATTTTGTTTTG contains the following coding sequences:
- the pfkA gene encoding 6-phosphofructokinase; the protein is MKRIAVLTSGGDAPGMNAAIRAVTRAGIDRGYAVFGVRHGFAGLIAEDFIQLGLRDVGGLIQKGGTFLGSARCPEFKTEEGRLQALRSLHNRDISSVVIIGGNGSQTGANQLSRLGIQVVGVASTIDNDLYGADITIGVDTALNVALEAIDRLKVTASSHQRAFLVETMGRKSGYLALMAGLAGGAEAIVIPEVEVDPEDLAVEIRDDYERGKPHAIIVVAEGATYNAEALAKYFKKHRERLGFDLRVTILGHVQRGGSPGAFDRLLATQLGAAAVEHLAENNHGVLLGLQRGRVEATSLEKVASTKKTLDAKLLQLARVLAA
- a CDS encoding L-lactate dehydrogenase — translated: MNRAHYPFRVAVVGTGRVGSTFAYALLLRGLVSEIILIDKDKAKAEGEAMDLSQTVPFTHPTQIRVGEYKDCEQAAVIVIAAGVHPQKGESLLDAIKRNVSLMREVVPQICRYNKDAVLLVATQPVDLMTYAAYKISRRAAHKVCGFGTLADTARLRELLGIHYGIAPHNIHAYIIGEQGKGEVPVWSLANITSMQLKDFCFTNGIDYDQKALDDLFRRARDESYQIIERKGALYFAVGAGLLGIVEAILKNQKQVFCVSSLIENYYGISDVCLSLPAVIGTNGVEKVLRLELNHQEIAGLRQSAEFLKANLAKLALEAR
- a CDS encoding ABC transporter ATP-binding protein, which produces MGDVEVFALRSVTLDLFKGEFVVLLGPSGSGKSTLLNIMGGLDVPSSGEVIFKDHNLTAASETELTRFRREHVGFVFQFYNLIPSLTALENVAIVTEIAARPMKPADALRLVGLGERLNHFPAQLSGGEQQRVAIARAIAKQPDVLLCDEPTGALDYETGKVVLEVLERVNQELGTTTAVITHNAAIAAMADRVIRIRSGEIVESFNNREKKHPDELLW
- the mgtA gene encoding magnesium-translocating P-type ATPase → MVTTATTMVKAEPLATISVEGLSRQEARQRLLKFGANEPVAIRRATPLIQLLRFFMNPLVIVLLIASAISAGIGDWVNAAIIALMVGFSVALNFVQTARSERAVERLRKEIAPTATVLRDAKWQEILRREIVPGDVIRLAAGNLVPADARLLESRDLHVQQAGLTGESLPVAKDALAETAEARSPIEARNLIFLGTSVISGTAIALVTATGSQTLFGQIAERLAAKVPETEFERGAKHFGYLIARVVFLLVLFVFFVNTWLHRDALESLLFAIALAVGLTPEFLPMISTVTLGRGAMRMAQQKVIVKHLAAIQNFGSIDILCSDKTGTLTSGAMSLDRHLDCFGNPSERPFLLAYLNSLFETGIQNPLDAAIKHKANLNPLDEAILIHDHPDVRDYEKLDEIPFDFERRRLSIVVERDDSRLLITKGAPESVLALCKAYEVAGVRHPLDLATKQKTEAVYCQLSEQGFRVLAVAFKEIEARNQYSQADENHLVLAGFLTFADKPLDSASETLQMLATDGVKVKILTGDNELVARHVCSEVGLDTGRIVLGSDIDRMTETALGHVVEQTTVFARVSPMQKNRIILALKNRKHVVGFMGDGINDAPSLRVADVGISVATATDVAKDAAEIILLERGLLVLHQGIIEGRKAFGNVMKYLLMGTSSNFGNMFSMAAASMFLPFLPMLPTQILFNNFLYDLAQVTIPTDNVDQTFIHKPHRWDIRLIRNFMIYIGPISSLYDFLTFYVLLKIFQASEALFHTGWFVESLVTQTLVIFIIRTAGNPLQSKPSRALTMTTVLIVLVSMIIPFTPLGALLKFVPLPAVFFVFLILATGTYLLFVERIKRRLMRRLVG